The Rhodoluna lacicola genome includes the window CAAAAAGGGCGGCAAGGTTGGTTCCGGTGGAAACAACAAGCAGCGTCTGGAAGGCCGCGGGCCAACCCCAAAGGCTGAGGATCGCAAGAACCACAAAGCATTCAAGGCAAAGCAGGCCGCCGAGCGCAAGGCCGCAGCTCTTGGCATCAAGATTGTGGGTAAGGGTGCCGGTAACTCTTCAACCGCTCGAAAGTTTGCTTCGGAGCTAGACCCAAAGATCGCCAGCGCCAGAACCGGTAAGGCTGCTCCACGCGCAGCTGCCGGTCGCGCCGGTGCAGCGTCTGGTCGCGCGGGTACCTCAGGAGCAGCACGCGGAACCGCTGGAACTCGCGATGGTGCGCGCCGCGGTGAATTCTTAGCACCGGGGCAGCGCACCGCTGGTGCCGCCGGTGCGGCTAAACGTGCCGGTCAGCGAGTAGCTAAAGCTGAGAATGCATCAGAGGTTTTGTCTGGTCGTAACTCGGTACTTGAAGCGTTGCGTTCAAAGGTTCCGGCAACCGCTTTGTTTATAGCCACTCGCATTGAAATGGATGAGCGCGTAAAAGAAGCCATCAAGATTGCAGCTGCTCGCGGTGTTCCCGTTACCGAGCTAACCCGCCCTGAGATTGACCGAATGACCGGTTTTGATTCGGTGCACCAAGGCATCGCACTTCAGGTTCCGCCATACAAGTACCAGCACCCAATGGAGCTGCTAGATCTAATTCTTTCTCGCGGACAGAAACCACTGTTGGTGGCGCTGGATGGAATCACCGATCCTCGAAACCTTGGTGCAATCATTCGTTCGGTTGCTGCCTTTGGCGGGCAGGGAGTGATTTTGCCGCAGCGTCGTTCAACCGGTGTGACCGCATCTGCTTGGAAGACATCAGCCGGAGCGGCCGCCCGTATTCCGGTGGCCCTAGCTGCAAACCTAAACGCAACTTTGAAGGATCTGAAGAAGCGCGGTTGCTTCATTGTTGGTCTTGACGGTGGCGGAGACATGAGCCTGCCAGAATTCTCACTTGGCACCGAGCCGCTGGTGCTGGTGGTTGGATCTGAGGGCAAAGGTTTGTCTCGTTTGGTGACTGAAAACTGCGACGCGGTGGTTTCGATTCCAATTACCGGAGACACCGAATCGCTAAACGCAGGAATTGCGGCCAGCGTGACTCTTTACGAAGTTTCAAAGCGTCGCGCGGCGATAGCCAAAGGTAAAAAGTAGAACTAAAAAATTCCCCTCGAGTGATCGAGGGGAATTTTTTATGCACGCTTGCTTGCCAACATCAGGCCATCGCCCGCGGTGGATAGTGCTGAAACAAAATCATCATTGTTGCTGAAGAAACGCAGGACGTCTCGGTAAATTGCCGTGGCATCATCACGCATCGCTGGGTCTGGCACTCGGTCACGCCAAAGCGCGTGTGCAATTGCAACCACTCCACCCGGGCGCAACAAACGCGATGCTTCGTGCAGCTGCTCCTCTAGGGTTTCGCGGTCCGCATCAAGAAAAACT containing:
- the rlmB gene encoding 23S rRNA (guanosine(2251)-2'-O)-methyltransferase RlmB, whose protein sequence is MAGKPGRPGAAKSKKGGKVGSGGNNKQRLEGRGPTPKAEDRKNHKAFKAKQAAERKAAALGIKIVGKGAGNSSTARKFASELDPKIASARTGKAAPRAAAGRAGAASGRAGTSGAARGTAGTRDGARRGEFLAPGQRTAGAAGAAKRAGQRVAKAENASEVLSGRNSVLEALRSKVPATALFIATRIEMDERVKEAIKIAAARGVPVTELTRPEIDRMTGFDSVHQGIALQVPPYKYQHPMELLDLILSRGQKPLLVALDGITDPRNLGAIIRSVAAFGGQGVILPQRRSTGVTASAWKTSAGAAARIPVALAANLNATLKDLKKRGCFIVGLDGGGDMSLPEFSLGTEPLVLVVGSEGKGLSRLVTENCDAVVSIPITGDTESLNAGIAASVTLYEVSKRRAAIAKGKK